In Carassius auratus strain Wakin chromosome 46, ASM336829v1, whole genome shotgun sequence, the following proteins share a genomic window:
- the LOC113064413 gene encoding folylpolyglutamate synthase, mitochondrial-like, which yields MLRVSRMLERLRACTEASARNRHWTKIAELSVKFSSTKTAPRFRRMDYQDAVCTLNTLQTNASALEQVKRERGHPQLQLQAMRGFLQRAGLKAEELDRLNIIHVTGTKGKGSTCAFTEQILRKYGFRTGFYSSPHLVQVRERIRINGQPIGKELFTKYFWQVYCRLEETKDAHGGSMPAYFRFLTILAFNVFLQEKVDLAVIEVGIGGAYDCTNIIRHPWVCGISSLGIDHTSILGDTIEKIAWQKGGIFKRGVPAFTVKQPDGPMKVLQERAEETGCSLSVCPDLEEYESEGLLSLGLAGHHQRSNASLALQLSHTWLQRHFLTDPASSPVEFSGVSSAPVFKPSPTMIKGLAETEWPGRNQTLKHGPVTYFLDGAHTTRSMLACVRWFNEVTPQHEKNTGGTVVRVLLFNATGERDCAAMLKLLIPCHFDFAVFCPNITEAIATCNADQQNFNVSVENMLTRCLDNQQSWRILNGQEEKPEAELLIGGGLPLVAERHSDTLVFPCILSALQWITQGRDSVLSDPNKCVIPLKPSINAKAAPLREAVSIHVLITGSLHLVGGALKHLDPALNS from the exons ATGCTGCGTGTGTCCCGCATGCTGGAGCGTTTACGCGCGTGTACCGAAGCCTCCGCGCGTAACCGACACTGGACCAAAATCGCCGAGCTGTCAGTGAAGTTCTCGAGTACTAAAACTGCTCCGCGCTTCCGAAGAATGGATTATCAG GATGCGGTTTGCACGCTCAACACCCTCCAGACGAACGCCAGCGCACTGGAGcaggtgaagagagagagaggacatccTCAGCTCCAGCTGCAGGCCATGAGAGGCTTCCTTCAGCGGGCAGGACTCAAG GCAGAAGAACTTGATCGTCTTAATATTATTCATGTGACTGGAACAAAAGGAAAG ggttCAACGTGTGCCTTtacagaacagattttgagaaagtATGGCTTCCGGACTGGATTCTACAG TTCACCTCATTTGGTGCAAGTGAGAGAGCGAATCCGAATCAACGGGCAGCCAATAGGAAAAGAGCTGTTCACCAAATACTTCTGGCAGGTGTATTGTCGACTGGAGGAGACGAAG GATGCCCATGGCGGCAGCATGCCTGCTTATTTCCGCTTTCTCACCATCTTGGCCTTTAATGTCTTTCTGCAGGAGAAG GTTGATTTGGCAGTCATTGAGGTTGGGATCGGTGGAGCTTATGACTGCACCAATATTATCAG GCATCCCTGGGTGTGTGGTATCTCCTCTTTGGGGATAGATCACACCAGCATACTGGGAGACACCATTGAGAAAATTGCTTGGCAGAAAGGAGGGATTTTCAAG CGAGGAGTTCCTGCATTCACAGTCAAACAACCTGACGGGCCGATGAAAGTGCTTCAAGAGAGGGCAGAAGAAACTGGG TGTTCGTTATCAGTGTGTCCTGATCTGGAGGAGTATGAGAGCGAGGGTTTGCTCAGCTTGGGTCTAGCTGGCCACCATCAGCGCAGTAATGCTTCTCTGGCTCTACAGCTCTCACACACCTGGCTGCAGAGACACTTCCTCACAG ATCCTGCGTCATCTCCAGTAGAGTTCAGCGGTGTGAGTTCAGCTCCAGTGTTCAAGCCTAGTCCTACAATGATCAAAG GTCTTGCAGAGACTGAGTGGCCTGGGCGCAATCAAACTCTAAAACACGGTCCTGTGACGTATTTCCTGGATGGAGCTCATACTACTCGAAGCATGCTGGCTTGTGTCCGCTGGTTCAATGAAGTCACACCACAACATGAGAAAAATACTGG GGGTACGGTGGTGAGGGTCCTCTTATTCAACGCTACAGGAGAGAGAGACTGTGCCGCTATGCTCAAACTGCTCATA CCCTGTCACTTTGACTTTGCTGTGTTCTGTCCAAACATCACAGAGGCCATAGCGACCTGTAATGCAG ACCAACAGAACTTTAATGTTTCCGTGGAAAACATGCTCACGCGTTGCTTGGACAACCAGCAGAGCTGGCGCATTCTGAATGGGCAGGAGGAGAAGCCAGAGGCGGAGCTTCTGATCGGAGGAGGTTTGCCATTAGTGGCAGAAAGACACAGCGACACACTGGTGTTTCCCTGCATCCTCAGCGCCCTGCAGTGGATCACTCAGGGAAGAGACTCTGTTCTGTCCGACCCAAATAAATGTGTCATACCCCTTAAACCTAGCATAAACGCGAAAGCTGCTCCACTTCGAGAGGCTGTAAGCATACACGTCCTCATCACAGGTAGTTTACACCTGGTGGGAGGGGCTTTAAAACACTTGGACCCTGCTTTAAACTCGTAA